The sequence TTGGCGGTATCCTCAATGGGACGTAGATGGAATCTACACCTAATACCTTGAATACGTAATTATGAATGTTCGGTGAAAGGGTGTGGTTCAGTGGGTACCCGATTACGGCGTAGACCTGCATTCCTCAGTCACCAGTTTTGTTAAGTCTTCAATTCTCACCCTAACCAAGTCCCACCTACCCACGTCAATCACCACAGGCAACTTAATGAACCCACCACTCCTCTTCTTATCTCTCATCATGGCATTAACCAACCCATTCGCATCAATAGTAACCCTATTGACTAGGTTAAACCGCGTCAATGCATCCACTAATAGGCCGGGTACATCCCTCAACGTATAGCCTAGTTTAACACCAATACGTGCTTCACAGATCATGCCTAGCGCTACCGCCCTGCCATGGCTAATTGAGAAGTTAGACACGGATTCTATGGCGTGACCCACGGTATGCCCATAATTAAGCACAGCCCTTATAACGCCCCTATCCAACTCATCCTTCTCGACAATACTCGCCTTATTAATAAGAGATCTGTAAATAATCTCCTCAAGAACCTCATAATCTCTACCTAATAATTTGTCCGGGTTATTCATTACCTGGCTCAGTAACTCCCTATCCATGGTTATGCCATACTTAATGACCTCAGCAAAACCATCAATGTAACTAGGCATTGGTAGTGATTCCAGGAAGGATAGGTCAATGATTATGTACCTTGGCTGCCTAATAACACCTATCACGTTCTTAAGGCCAAGAGCATTAACACCAGTCTTACCGCCTAGAGATGCGTCAACCATGGAGAGCATCGTTGTTGGTACATTAACATAATCAACGCCCCTTAGGTATATTGATGCTGAGAAACCCACAACATCTAGGACACTACCACCACCAACACCAATGAATAGGCCATCCCTGTCAATACCAATTTCATGGGCATTTCTCACGATACTTAATGCCGTCTCAATACTTTTACCTTCTTCACCATCAATTATTGGAACCACGGGGCATTTCACCTTAACTCTATTGGCAATACTCCTAGATACAAATGCCACACACCCAGTGTATTTTCCCGAAATTTTTTCCAGGGCATCGCCATGATTAGCATTGATTAAGACCTCGACATTACCATCACGTGATTTATAGGTGAATTCCCTCATAACGACCTACCGATTGCCCTGGCAACCTCCCTACCCTTAACCATTAATTCCCTAAACATGTCGAAGGTTAACTGCTGCTCGGCATCCGAAAGAGCCTCCCAAGGCCTTGGATGAACCTCCACCAGGAGCATATCTGCGCCGGCGGCTATTGCTGCGAGAGCCAGTGGTATTACTAAGTCCCTCCTACCCGCTGGGTGTGATGGATCAACGCAGATTGGCAGGTGCGTTAGTTTCTTCGCGGCAGCGACGGCACCGAGGTCCAGGGTAAACCTAGTGGCATGCTCAAAGGTCCTTATGCCCCTCTCGCAGAGTACCACGTTACCATTACCCTCAAGTAGTACATACTCCGCCGCCTGTAACCACTCATCAACGGTATTCCCAAGGCCGCGCTTTAGGAGTACGGGCTTACCCAACCTACCGACCTCCTTGAGTAATTCGAAGTTCTGGGCATTCCTAGCACCAATCTGAAGCATGTCAACGTACTCAACCATGGTCTTAGCCGTCCTGACGTCCATTATCTCAGAGACCACTGGCATACCAACCTCATCCCTGACCCTCCTAAGTATCTTAAGACCCTCAACACCAAGCCCCTGGAAGCTGTATGGATTAGTCCT is a genomic window of Vulcanisaeta souniana JCM 11219 containing:
- the aroF gene encoding 3-deoxy-7-phosphoheptulonate synthase; amino-acid sequence: MIIKASKDRANDIASLLDKAKVKLNIVRIYDEELIVTWPDSKVDANAVKSVDPNAVVIEIKTKYQLVSNAWRYGTIVDVDGVRIGGNDVIVAAGPCAVEGYEQVRDTAIAVKEAGAKLLRGGAFKPRTNPYSFQGLGVEGLKILRRVRDEVGMPVVSEIMDVRTAKTMVEYVDMLQIGARNAQNFELLKEVGRLGKPVLLKRGLGNTVDEWLQAAEYVLLEGNGNVVLCERGIRTFEHATRFTLDLGAVAAAKKLTHLPICVDPSHPAGRRDLVIPLALAAIAAGADMLLVEVHPRPWEALSDAEQQLTFDMFRELMVKGREVARAIGRSL
- a CDS encoding 3-dehydroquinate synthase; its protein translation is MAFVSRSIANRVKVKCPVVPIIDGEEGKSIETALSIVRNAHEIGIDRDGLFIGVGGGSVLDVVGFSASIYLRGVDYVNVPTTMLSMVDASLGGKTGVNALGLKNVIGVIRQPRYIIIDLSFLESLPMPSYIDGFAEVIKYGITMDRELLSQVMNNPDKLLGRDYEVLEEIIYRSLINKASIVEKDELDRGVIRAVLNYGHTVGHAIESVSNFSISHGRAVALGMICEARIGVKLGYTLRDVPGLLVDALTRFNLVNRVTIDANGLVNAMMRDKKRSGGFIKLPVVIDVGRWDLVRVRIEDLTKLVTEECRSTP